Proteins encoded by one window of Methanobacterium sp.:
- a CDS encoding tetrahydromethanopterin S-methyltransferase subunit H (Part of a complex that catalyzes the formation of methyl-coenzyme M and tetrahydromethanopterin from coenzyme M and methyl-tetrahydromethanopterin. This is an energy-conserving, sodium-ion translocating step. MtrH catalyzes the transfer of the methyl group from methyl-tetrahydromethanopterin to the corrinoid prosthetic group of mtrA), with product RGYKKDHPEAWPVCDVGSNLIQQSVGGDFVLIGPIENAKMAFPACAMADIFMAEAARDIGTEHIDEHPIVKLL from the coding sequence AGAGGATACAAAAAAGACCACCCAGAAGCATGGCCAGTTTGTGACGTTGGTTCCAATCTGATCCAGCAATCTGTTGGTGGTGACTTCGTGCTCATTGGTCCTATTGAAAACGCTAAAATGGCGTTCCCTGCATGTGCTATGGCAGATATATTTATGGCTGAAGCAGCCAGAGATATAGGAACAGAACACATCGATGAACACCCAATAGTAAAATTACTCTAA
- a CDS encoding methanogenesis marker 14 protein, translated as MSLLGKILNRGPKPVIAKSRYITIEDAKMSSFTKKTAGQGYGTNLRPDVYYIVASVELGNTTTKCILTATNLNTSRTYLLDKTVKMTRDIRPPKKGEKVFGETVWEVELTKESVSEMVRDTILESVRRSKIDIEKDLDFVVRSTGVTAGFGSPEEVGQLIIALADGCLDAGIPPRKMSPAMSMDSFPKRLRDFTLIDKVMFDGAVVSVIPPTGRAVVANEMEGELVTAGIKVGAKWTDVDYRNPCVSIDFGTTLAGRITNGQEPYARTIGNFCGLAGGVSDAIIRGTEKVDKRGGAALDLYSRDILKKADWKKAEEYAMRAHEYLDIGKVPENRKRFGTVPVDPEAAYSAGTTLIGCDVGKNGDKIPKLTELGHEIYTESDIHTLFATLDHVSAMIVKRLLDEAFAEGVIEEGSALGITGRAGITGRKPELIVKYSKDRFKDTLFVSDALAMGAAVMARCMNSIGTPHIPIGGRQGGPCILGQRRRLQKQKGML; from the coding sequence TTGTCATTGTTAGGGAAAATATTGAATAGAGGACCAAAACCCGTCATTGCAAAAAGTAGGTATATTACAATTGAAGATGCAAAAATGTCATCATTTACAAAGAAAACTGCAGGGCAGGGTTACGGTACAAACCTGCGGCCCGATGTTTATTACATTGTTGCTTCAGTTGAACTTGGAAATACAACCACAAAATGTATTTTAACAGCTACAAATTTGAACACCAGCAGAACATATCTTCTGGATAAAACGGTTAAAATGACCAGGGATATCAGACCACCAAAGAAAGGGGAAAAAGTCTTTGGTGAAACTGTATGGGAAGTAGAACTTACAAAAGAATCAGTTTCTGAAATGGTTAGAGACACCATTTTAGAATCAGTAAGACGTTCAAAAATAGATATAGAAAAAGATCTTGATTTTGTTGTGCGTTCTACAGGAGTTACTGCAGGATTTGGATCTCCTGAAGAAGTAGGCCAGCTTATAATAGCTCTTGCTGACGGATGCCTTGATGCAGGGATCCCACCAAGGAAGATGTCACCTGCAATGTCAATGGATAGTTTTCCTAAAAGATTAAGGGATTTCACCCTTATTGATAAGGTTATGTTTGATGGAGCAGTTGTTAGTGTAATTCCCCCAACTGGAAGGGCAGTAGTTGCAAATGAAATGGAAGGGGAACTTGTAACTGCCGGTATAAAAGTAGGTGCCAAATGGACTGATGTTGATTACAGAAATCCATGTGTTTCAATAGACTTCGGTACAACCCTTGCCGGAAGAATTACAAACGGTCAGGAACCCTATGCAAGAACAATAGGGAATTTCTGTGGACTTGCAGGGGGAGTATCAGATGCAATAATACGAGGTACTGAAAAAGTGGATAAACGGGGAGGAGCAGCTTTAGATCTGTATTCCAGGGACATTTTAAAGAAAGCAGACTGGAAGAAAGCGGAAGAATATGCAATGCGTGCCCATGAATATTTAGACATAGGAAAAGTTCCAGAAAACAGAAAAAGATTTGGAACAGTGCCTGTAGACCCCGAAGCTGCATACAGTGCAGGAACAACACTTATTGGATGTGATGTTGGTAAAAATGGAGATAAAATCCCTAAATTAACAGAACTGGGTCATGAAATTTACACTGAAAGCGATATTCACACTTTATTTGCCACACTTGATCATGTAAGTGCAATGATTGTAAAACGACTTCTTGATGAAGCATTTGCTGAAGGAGTTATTGAGGAAGGTTCTGCATTGGGTATAACTGGTAGGGCAGGAATAACTGGAAGAAAACCTGAGCTTATCGTGAAATATTCAAAGGATCGCTTTAAAGACACATTATTTGTATCGGATGCCCTTGCAATGGGCGCGGCTGTAATGGCTCGTTGCATGAATTCTATTGGAACGCCCCATATTCCAATTGGCGGTAGGCAGGGCGGTCCATGTATATTAGGGCAGAGAAGAAGATTGCAGAAACAAAAGGGAATGCTTTAA
- a CDS encoding zinc metalloprotease HtpX: MFENLKTLLLFTILTLLLMGVFGLIGSFFKIGFLGGILIGFVLSIAMNFGSYFYSDKIVLRMYGAKEVSEAEAPELHSIVSELAQNAGINKPKVAIIQSSTPNAFATGRSPKKAVVAVTTGILSLLNRDELEGVIAHELGHVKNRDILLSAIAATIAGAIFIIAHYARFFAIFGGGGDDDGGLIGLIAMSILAPIAAMMVQLAISRSREYKADESGASISGKPWALADALRKLQMGVNARPMDANPATAHMFIVNPFGGKGKTLLNLFSTHPPMDERIRRLEELRTF; the protein is encoded by the coding sequence ATGTTTGAAAACCTTAAAACATTACTCTTATTTACCATATTAACACTCCTATTAATGGGCGTATTTGGTTTAATAGGATCCTTCTTTAAAATAGGCTTTTTAGGAGGAATATTAATTGGTTTTGTACTGTCAATTGCTATGAATTTTGGTTCATATTTCTATTCTGATAAAATTGTGCTTAGAATGTATGGAGCAAAAGAAGTTTCAGAAGCAGAGGCACCAGAACTTCATTCAATTGTATCTGAACTGGCACAAAATGCAGGTATAAATAAACCCAAAGTTGCAATAATTCAAAGCTCAACTCCAAATGCCTTTGCAACTGGTAGAAGCCCTAAAAAAGCCGTAGTGGCCGTAACTACAGGCATACTCAGTTTATTAAATAGAGATGAGCTTGAAGGAGTTATAGCTCATGAACTAGGACATGTTAAAAATAGGGATATCCTGTTAAGTGCAATAGCTGCCACCATTGCAGGAGCGATATTTATAATTGCTCATTATGCAAGATTTTTTGCAATATTTGGCGGTGGTGGAGATGATGACGGCGGATTAATTGGATTAATTGCAATGTCAATACTTGCACCAATAGCCGCTATGATGGTTCAGCTTGCAATAAGCAGATCAAGAGAGTATAAAGCTGATGAAAGCGGTGCAAGCATTTCTGGAAAACCATGGGCACTTGCAGATGCACTTAGAAAGCTCCAAATGGGTGTTAATGCAAGACCGATGGATGCTAATCCCGCTACAGCTCACATGTTCATAGTAAATCCATTTGGTGGAAAAGGAAAAACATTATTAAACTTATTTTCAACACACCCCCCAATGGATGAGAGAATTAGAAGATTAGAAGAATTAAGAACTTTCTAA
- a CDS encoding NTP transferase domain-containing protein, whose protein sequence is MVTALVMAGGKGSRMNYKGEKPLIKINNRPMIQYVIEALHNSKKVDDIIIATSKNTPKTDEFLKKNNMKTILTQGKDYVHDLGFVLSNFKLNDIILTITADMPLITGDIIDYVINQYEKSPEPAMSVLIPLDFFKKHDLKPTSVFNDLVPSGLNILRGTNKTQNEEVLILEKIELAVNINTCKDINLLKKLMGDGDD, encoded by the coding sequence ATGGTCACAGCTTTGGTAATGGCAGGTGGAAAGGGCAGTAGAATGAATTATAAAGGCGAAAAACCCCTTATAAAAATAAATAACAGACCAATGATTCAGTATGTTATAGAAGCACTTCATAATTCAAAAAAAGTGGATGATATAATCATAGCCACCAGTAAAAACACGCCAAAAACAGACGAATTTCTAAAAAAAAATAATATGAAGACAATATTAACTCAGGGTAAAGATTATGTACATGATCTTGGATTTGTACTATCAAATTTCAAGTTGAATGACATTATACTCACAATTACGGCAGATATGCCTCTTATAACCGGAGATATTATTGATTATGTTATTAATCAGTACGAAAAATCTCCAGAACCAGCAATGAGTGTTTTAATTCCACTGGATTTTTTTAAAAAACATGATCTAAAACCCACTTCAGTATTTAATGATCTTGTGCCTTCGGGATTAAATATATTAAGGGGTACTAACAAGACACAAAATGAGGAAGTTTTAATATTAGAAAAAATAGAACTTGCCGTAAACATTAATACGTGTAAAGATATAAATCTTTTAAAGAAGCTAATGGGTGATGGTGATGACTGA